DNA from Lactobacillus johnsonii:
CATCAAACTGGTACCCAGCAAGAACTAATTGTAATAAATGGATTATGTAACTCAATAGGACAATTGATCCTTCTTTCTCTGACTGGATATATGATCACTCAAGGACAAGTACTCTTTGGTGCAATCATGTCAGTACAAAATTTTGCAGCTAATATTTCCATTGGCTTGCAACAAATGATCCAAGCATTGAGTTTTATGAAATCTTCTGAAGAACTAATGGACCAAATTAGCAGTGATTCTGCACCACTACAGAATAATTCAAATATTCAGAAGAAAAAGCCAGCTCTAATTTCTACTGAGAATTTAGCTTTAGCTTTTCCAAATGGTGAGAAGTTAAGTTTTCCTGATATTCAAATAAAATCTGGAGAAAAAATTTTGTTAACTGGAGATTCCGGAGCTGGGAAATCTACCTTGTTTAAATTGATCTTAGGTTCAATAAAACCGACACAAGGATCAATTATTTTTAAAGATAAAGATGGAAAAGAAATTGATCCTGATATGTCGAAGATTGGCTATATTCCACAAGATCCAAATCTATTTCCTGGAACGATTGAAGAAAACATTACTATGTTTAATTCAAAATTAAATTCTCAAGTAGAGCCTATAATCAAAGAAGTTAATTTCGCTAATGATATTTCTAAATTCAAGGAAGGATTAGAGCATCAATTAAATCTAGATAAACTAAATATTTCGGGCGGTCAGAGACAAAAAATTGTTCTAGCCCGGGCTAAAGTATATGGAAGTGACATAATTTTGATTGATGAAGGAACTAGTGCGATAGATCAAAAGGCAACCATGAATATTTTAAAGAATTTAGTTAAGGGAAAAGAGACAATTATTTTTATAGCACATAATTTTAATCAAGAGATGCGTGAGTTATTTGATCGTGAAATTCATTTAGTTAAAGAATAGAGGAATAGATATGTTTTTTACAAAAAGAGAAGAAAGTGCAAAAAAGATTGACGAAGTATTAAGTCAAAAAGAATTTAATTCAGTAATAGTTGATTTTACAACACTGAATTTTAGGTTGGAATCGGGATCTAAGTTTGAAGTTAGATTTAAAGGTTATGAAGATGAAAAGCCAAATTTAAGTTTTGAAAAAGGAACTTTAAAAATTAAACAAATAGAGAAGGAAGATAATGATCATCATATCCATATTTTAAAAAAAGAACATGTCAAGCTTGTAATCAGTAATGAGGATATGAATGAAGTAGTTGTGATCGTCCCCAA
Protein-coding regions in this window:
- a CDS encoding ATP-binding cassette domain-containing protein gives rise to the protein MSFKGFIKTNYLRFIYINFLSIISGLGAIGAGYVQMYWLTFIKNKNWMGVLWTSLAIGVLYLAAQGLIYYIQFVTRIQEEEYNKKIRNNLASHYFKDNKYHKIAAAQNRMTNDLEMVRENYFDWYIIVPFYGTMFVGALVALLTIHWQIFVVSILIDIASYYIPKLVQKKMEKATTNVSVQNKHYLDVLEKWFSGVEELRRYFAGAKLFQVQSHAANKIEKAHVHQTGTQQELIVINGLCNSIGQLILLSLTGYMITQGQVLFGAIMSVQNFAANISIGLQQMIQALSFMKSSEELMDQISSDSAPLQNNSNIQKKKPALISTENLALAFPNGEKLSFPDIQIKSGEKILLTGDSGAGKSTLFKLILGSIKPTQGSIIFKDKDGKEIDPDMSKIGYIPQDPNLFPGTIEENITMFNSKLNSQVEPIIKEVNFANDISKFKEGLEHQLNLDKLNISGGQRQKIVLARAKVYGSDIILIDEGTSAIDQKATMNILKNLVKGKETIIFIAHNFNQEMRELFDREIHLVKE